Genomic segment of Juglans microcarpa x Juglans regia isolate MS1-56 chromosome 7S, Jm3101_v1.0, whole genome shotgun sequence:
TATTTCAACCACCAAAAATTAAGATCAGGATCATGATGAACTCCATGGATGGCTTTGCTTATAGCTTGGGACTCTCCCTTGTCATGGTTGGGCTTATCATAACGATGACCGCGGCATCTTACTACTGCACCCGTAGGCATTCAGGCCATGAACCTGAAGCTTCTACCAACGGCAACTCCATTACAAGCACCGAAGAAGAAGATTCCGCCGTTGATATTGAGGTCGGCATCGACGAACCCGCTCTCCGGAGCAACCCGATGTTCCTTTACTGCAAAGCCAAGCTCCACAAAGGTGATGATCATCACTCAACTGCTTCCTGCTGCTACATATGCTTGGCGGATTATGGGGATGCCGATATGCTTAGGCTGTTGCCGGATTGTGGCCATCTTTTCCATGGGAAGTGTGTGGATCCTTGGTTACGGCTGCATCCTACTTGTCCCGTCTGCCGGAGCTCGCCAGCCCCAACTCCTCCGGCTAAGACTCCTCTCTCTAATGATCAGGTAGCTTCCAGCTTGGCCGTGGGACGAGATATTTCATGATCAGATGGAGGCtcaaattataagttataaggTTTGAAGCTAGAggtcatatatatttttctcttttttctcttcgaattaattaattcttaccctaattttggcatgatgttttttaatttttatagtgAGTAGTGTTACCGCCATAAttggattatacaaaagtaattttataaattaacataatttcatgtGATCCGTCACAtctatttcataataaaaataattttataatttgataaactacattaaattatatgaatttataaaattattttttacatactaACCATTTGAAACTATCTAGAAAGATTTGAGAATATGGATTATGCCAAATGACAGCGCCTACTCCTAGATATGATTTCTGTCCCCCTCTTGCAGCTGTGGAACCACGTTGAggcttccaaaaaaaaaaaattcatcattattatttaaattcaaataaagttttgatttaaaagatttaaaaatttcttaaaatcttttaaaaatatgacaaTTTTCTTCTAATCCCATCTAAATTTCTTCAGTACTCTTcttaaaagtatgaaaaaaatagtttatatattttcttcaagttcataattttttatgagtaaacaagattttattgatcaaaagaataatttttgcatccaaaatataaaaaatgagtatatatacataaaaaaataccaaaaatacaCCAccgaaaatttaaaaacttgaaaatatgagTTAGAAAATATACAATCCAAAAAGAatgtattttcttataattataaacaacaAAGTACTTTGATATctacatacacatacacataggCATGTATACAAGCATCATCGTCATTTCATAGATCAATATGGCCCCCCAACGTAGAATTTCTAGTTCCGCCACAGCCCTTTTGCAGGCCCACTACAGAAAAAACAGcttttataacaaaatatttgtgacaaaaatacttattttaaaaaaaataattagtaacaaataaaattttttttttataatatatggaGAATGATTTTTGGTAAACATAGGTCATCACATGAGTATAAGTAAAGttatatgctagctagctttcaTGATGAGTATATGGTATTAATGCTTGTGATATTGTTTTTAAATGGCTAAAAATTAAGGCGATTCTTGTCTTCCAAGCATATAATATGGAATTAAATACgactttaattaatatatattgcggcctatatatatagtcaagatggcatgcatgcattcatggtGTGGTCCATTGGTCCCTCAACGGtttttggcatatatatatatatatatatatatatattgtaatattaatatacacatatatatactaatagtgGGGCAACGTGCGAGACATGTTTACCCCgttgaattaaaaataagttgttgtaaaatataaatatgctctttataacgaaaaaaaaaaatgtaatgatagGCTAAAGAAGGATAATAATCTCACTCCAGTTATAAACTATTAAGCCAAACACTAATAAGTCTAAACAATTCGTTTAagtaattttgagaaataaagcaTG
This window contains:
- the LOC121241473 gene encoding RING-H2 finger protein ATL70-like → MMNSMDGFAYSLGLSLVMVGLIITMTAASYYCTRRHSGHEPEASTNGNSITSTEEEDSAVDIEVGIDEPALRSNPMFLYCKAKLHKGDDHHSTASCCYICLADYGDADMLRLLPDCGHLFHGKCVDPWLRLHPTCPVCRSSPAPTPPAKTPLSNDQVASSLAVGRDIS